Proteins encoded in a region of the Neoarius graeffei isolate fNeoGra1 chromosome 3, fNeoGra1.pri, whole genome shotgun sequence genome:
- the LOC132882607 gene encoding probable cyclin-dependent serine/threonine-protein kinase DDB_G0292550 — translation MENSHVTTEFHSEHHCVSNYKHHFDNFNPDLNSKHCFNNHDFNPESGSKYHFNNHDFNPESNYKHRFSKHDFNPKSSSKHRFNNHDFNPESKSKHRFNNHDFNPESNYKHCFSKHDFNPKSSSKHCFSKHDFNPKSSSKHCFNNHDFNPESSSKHRFNNHDFNPESNSKHCFSKHDFNPKSSSKHRFNNHDFNPESKSKHHFNKHVFNPESNSKHRFSKHDFNPESNYKHRFSKHDFNPKSSSKHCFNKHDFNPESISKHRFNNHDFNPESSSKHRFNNHDFNPESKSKHHFNKHVFNPESNYKHHFSKHDFNPKPSSKHRFNNHDFNPESSSKHHFNNHDFNPASNYKHSFSKHDFNPKSSSKHRFNNHDFNAESKSKHHFSKHVFNPESNSKHRFSKHDFNPESNYKHHFSKHDFNPESNSKHHFSKHDFNPESNSKHHFSKHVFNPESNSKHCFNNHDFNSESKSKHHFNKHNFNPEYNSKHCFNNHDFNPESNSKHCFNKHVFDPKYNSKHHFNKHDFIPEYNSKHRFNKHDFIPEYNSKHHFNNHDFNPKSNSKCFNKHDFNPESNSKHCFNKHDFIPEYNSKHRFNNHHFNPESNYKLCFNKHDFNPESNSKHCFNKHDFIPEYNSKHRFNNHHFNPESNYKLYFNKHDFNPESNSKHRFNKHDFIPEYNSKHRFNNHDFNPESNYKLCFNKHDFNPESNSKHRFNKHNFVPEYNSKHRFNNHDFNPESNYKHRFNKHDFNPESNYKHHFNKHDFNPESNYKHCFNKHAFNPESNYKQFNKHSSSSCSIQLGL, via the exons ATGGAGAACTCTCATGTTACAACTGAATTTCACAGTGAACACCACTGTGTG TCCAACTACAAACACCACTTCGACAACTTCAACCCCGATCTCAACTCCAAGCACTGCTTCAACAACCATGACTTCAACCCAGAGTCCGGCTCCAAGTACCACTTCAACAACCATGACTTCAACCCTGAGTCCAACTACAAGCACCGCTTCAGCAAGCACGACTTCAACCCCAAGTCCAGCTCCAAGCACCGCTTCAACAACCATGACTTCAACCCTGAGTCCAAATCCAAGCACCGCTTCAACAACCATGACTTCAACCCTGAGTCCAACTACAAGCACTGCTTCAGCAAGCACGATTTCAACCCCAAGTCCAGCTCCAAGCACTGCTTCAGCAAGCACGACTTCAACCCCAAGTCCAGCTCCAAGCACTGCTTCAACAACCATGACTTCAACCCAGAGTCCAGCTCCAAGCACCGCTTCAACAACCATGACTTCAACCCTGAGTCCAACTCCAAGCACTGCTTCAGCAAGCACGACTTCAACCCCAAGTCCAGCTCCAAGCACCGCTTCAACAACCATGACTTCAACCCTGAGTCCAAATCCAAGCACCACTTCAACAAGCACGTCTTCAACCCTGAATCCAACTCCAAGCACCGCTTCAGCAAGCACGACTTCAACCCTGAGTCCAACTACAAGCACCGCTTCAGCAAGCACGACTTCAACCCCAAGTCCAGCTCCAAGCACTGCTTCAACAAGCATGACTTCAACCCAGAGTCCATCTCCAAGCACCGCTTCAACAACCATGACTTCAACCCAGAGTCCAGCTCCAAGCATCGCTTCAACAACCATGACTTCAACCCTGAGTCCAAATCCAAGCACCACTTCAACAAGCACGTCTTCAACCCTGAGTCCAACTACAAGCACCACTTCAGCAAGCACGACTTCAACCCCAAGCCCAGCTCCAAGCACCGCTTCAACAACCATGACTTCAACCCAGAGTCCAGCTCCAAGCACCACTTCAACAACCATGACTTCAACCCTGCATCCAACTACAAGCACAGCTTCAGCAAGCACGACTTCAACCCCAAGTCCAGCTCCAAGCACCGCTTCAACAACCATGACTTCAACGCTGAGTCCAAATCCAAGCACCACTTCAGCAAGCACGTCTTCAACCCTGAATCCAACTCCAAGCACCGCTTCAGCAAGCACGACTTCAACCCTGAGTCCAACTACAAGCACCACTTCAGCAAGCATGACTTCAACCCCGAGTCCAACTCCAAGCACCACTTCAGCAAGCACGACTTCAACCCTGAGTCCAACTCCAAGCACCACTTCAGCAAGCACGTCTTCAACCCTGAATCCAACTCCAAGCACTGCTTCAACAACCATGACTTCAACTCCGAGTCCAAATCCAAGCACCACTTCAACAAGCACAACTTCAACCCTGAGTACAACTCCAAGCACTGCTTCAACAACCATGACTTCAACCCCGAGTCCAACTCCAAGCACTGCTTCAACAAGCACGTCTTCGACCCTAAGTACAACTCCAAGCACCACTTCAACAAGCATGACTTCATCCCTGAGTACAACTCCAAGCACCGCTTCAACAAGCATGACTTCATCCCTGAGTACAACTCCAAGCACCACTTCAACAACCATGACTTCAACCCCAAGTCCAACTCCAAGTGCTTCAACAAGCACGACTTCAACCCAGAGTCCAACTCCAAGCACTGCTTCAACAAGCACGACTTCATCCCTGAGTACAACTCCAAGCACCGCTTCAACAACCATCACTTCAACCCCGAGTCCAACTACAAGCTCTGCTTCAACAAGCACGACTTCAACCCAGAGTCCAACTCCAAGCACTGCTTCAACAAGCACGACTTCATCCCTGAGTACAACTCCAAGCACCGCTTCAACAACCATCACTTCAACCCCGAGTCCAACTACAAGCTCTACTTCAACAAGCACGACTTCAACCCAGAGTCCAACTCCAAGCACCGCTTCAACAAGCACGACTTCATCCCTGAGTACAACTCCAAGCACCGCTTCAACAACCACGACTTCAACCCAGAGTCCAACTACAAGCTCTGCTTCAACAAGCACGACTTCAACCCAGAGTCCAACTCCAAGCACCGCTTCAACAAGCACAACTTCGTCCCTGAGTACAACTCCAAGCACCGCTTCAACAACCATGACTTCAACCCCGAGTCCAACTACAAGCACCGCTTCAACAAGCACGACTTCAACCCAGAGTCCAACTACAAGCACCACTTCAACAAGCACGACTTCAACCCAGAGTCCAACTACAAGCACTGCTTCAACAAGCACGCCTTCAACCCCGAGTCCAACTACAAGCAGTTCAACAAACACTCCTCCAGTAGCTGCAGCATTCAACTTGGTCTTTAG